A DNA window from Desulfobacterales bacterium contains the following coding sequences:
- a CDS encoding four helix bundle protein, whose translation MVEDRWKKLDVWKLGDELAYNVYLVSKGFPKEERYGLTSQVRRSALSIPTNIVEGYSRRGDKELANFINISLGSLAETKYLLHFANRLGYVLDDSYSNLVEGYGKLGQRLWAFYQKILNHKC comes from the coding sequence ATGGTTGAAGACAGATGGAAAAAGCTGGATGTCTGGAAGTTGGGAGATGAATTGGCCTATAACGTTTACCTGGTTTCAAAGGGTTTTCCAAAGGAAGAGCGTTACGGGCTCACTTCCCAGGTGAGAAGGTCTGCATTATCCATCCCAACAAATATTGTGGAAGGATATTCCAGACGAGGGGATAAAGAACTTGCCAATTTCATCAATATCAGCCTGGGTTCTTTAGCCGAAACGAAGTATCTGCTTCATTTTGCCAATCGGCTCGGCTATGTCCTCGATGATTCTTACTCCAATTTAGTTGAAGGATATGGCAAGCTGGGTCAAAGACTTTGGGCTTTTTACCAAAAAATTTTAAACCATAAATGCTGA
- a CDS encoding DUF3473 domain-containing protein produces MFDTILLTIDVEDWFQVENFKSVIPYATWNDRELRVERNTHRLLDLFDAVDLNPKTTFFILGWIAKQLPHLVKEIHNRGHEVASHGFAHELCTKIQPSEFKEDLIGSKHFLEDLIGAPVIGYRAPSFSINMDLLRIIEDCGYQYDSSYNSFGMHGRYGKVDFSGFRKTGIAYAVSDSFHELPVSNLTLNKHVLPWSGGGYFRLMPFSLFKLGVKKILNNTSAYLFYMHPWEIDPNQPRVTGIPRSYQFRHYVNLQKTYARLYRFIKAFNHCQFITLRDYLNMTLCPLRHD; encoded by the coding sequence GTGTTTGACACAATTCTCCTGACGATAGATGTTGAAGACTGGTTTCAGGTTGAGAATTTCAAGTCGGTCATTCCTTATGCCACCTGGAACGACCGCGAACTTCGGGTGGAGCGCAACACCCATCGGCTTTTGGACCTTTTCGATGCCGTCGATTTAAACCCAAAAACCACCTTTTTCATTCTGGGGTGGATCGCAAAACAGTTACCGCACCTGGTCAAAGAGATTCATAACAGAGGCCACGAAGTTGCATCCCACGGCTTTGCGCATGAACTGTGCACAAAGATTCAGCCATCTGAATTTAAAGAGGATTTAATCGGCAGCAAGCATTTTCTCGAAGACCTTATCGGCGCGCCGGTCATCGGCTACCGAGCACCCAGTTTCTCAATAAATATGGATTTATTGAGAATCATTGAAGACTGCGGATACCAATACGATTCCAGCTACAATTCCTTTGGGATGCACGGTCGATATGGAAAGGTTGATTTTTCAGGTTTTAGAAAAACGGGCATCGCTTACGCTGTTTCCGATTCCTTTCACGAATTGCCGGTAAGCAACTTAACCCTTAACAAACATGTTTTACCTTGGAGCGGCGGGGGGTACTTTCGATTGATGCCGTTTTCACTGTTTAAACTGGGGGTAAAAAAGATTCTCAACAATACGAGCGCATATCTTTTTTACATGCACCCCTGGGAGATTGACCCGAATCAACCACGGGTAACCGGCATTCCTCGTAGCTACCAATTTCGGCATTATGTGAATCTGCAAAAGACATACGCAAGGCTTTACCGGTTCATCAAGGCGTTTAATCATTGTCAATTCATAACCCTTCGGGATTACCTTAACATGACCTTGTGCCCATTACGCCATGATTAA
- a CDS encoding DUF86 domain-containing protein, whose amino-acid sequence MVDETLILRKLSELEEYLRQIQEFKYISISQYRKDWKIQRIIERTLQMMIETCADIASHIISDKKYRIPNSYVETFEVLYDNKLINKNLFETMKKMAKFRNVVVHHYDNVDAEIVVAILKKNLTDFTTYKTAIIQALKNS is encoded by the coding sequence ATGGTTGATGAAACCTTGATACTGCGAAAACTATCTGAACTTGAAGAATATTTAAGGCAAATACAAGAATTCAAATATATCAGCATCTCTCAATACCGAAAAGACTGGAAAATTCAAAGGATTATCGAGAGAACATTACAGATGATGATCGAAACGTGCGCGGATATTGCGAGCCACATTATTTCTGATAAAAAATACCGGATTCCAAACAGCTATGTTGAAACCTTTGAGGTTCTTTACGACAACAAACTGATCAATAAGAATCTTTTTGAAACAATGAAAAAGATGGCCAAATTCAGAAATGTCGTTGTGCACCACTATGATAACGTTGATGCAGAAATCGTTGTCGCCATTCTGAAAAAAAATCTGACAGATTTTACCACTTACAAAACTGCAATCATTCAAGCGCTAAAAAACTCCTGA
- a CDS encoding FemAB family PEP-CTERM system-associated protein translates to MASSMLLTPNIETRFIQETESDAWDAYVQNHPNGTLFHLTAWKEVVALTFGHKSYYLVATGMDYGETGGPPQRATIIGVLPLFRIKSLLFGDFLISVPFAEIGGPLSDSKEVEGVLLEKAKALATELGCDYLELRNRTPIDGLATKDLYYNFRREIFPNLDENLTAIPRKARRMIRQGEKYGLTAEFGSHLLHEHYQLMAESYHHLGTPIFSKKLFEHFVSLFDDKVEILVIRDKDKIPIAAVMSFFYKDQVVPYWAGSKPEYRKFAPNDFMYWQLMKYGCENGYKVFDYGRSKMGTGSFNFKRHWGFEPTQLAYQYHLVNATEMPNLSPANPKYKRKIEMWRKLPLGATKIIGPRLAKYLA, encoded by the coding sequence ATGGCGAGTTCAATGCTTTTAACCCCTAATATTGAAACAAGATTCATTCAAGAAACGGAAAGCGATGCCTGGGATGCGTATGTTCAAAACCACCCAAACGGTACGTTGTTTCATTTAACCGCTTGGAAAGAGGTTGTTGCGCTCACTTTTGGACATAAAAGCTATTATCTTGTAGCCACCGGCATGGATTATGGCGAGACAGGTGGCCCGCCTCAACGCGCAACCATTATCGGCGTTCTTCCTCTTTTTCGAATAAAAAGTCTTTTGTTCGGAGATTTTTTAATCTCCGTCCCCTTTGCCGAAATCGGAGGCCCCCTCAGTGATTCAAAGGAGGTGGAGGGGGTGCTATTAGAAAAAGCGAAAGCCCTAGCAACCGAACTGGGATGTGACTACCTGGAGCTTCGTAACAGGACACCCATTGACGGGCTTGCCACAAAAGATTTGTATTACAATTTCAGGCGAGAAATATTCCCGAATCTCGATGAAAATTTAACGGCCATCCCTCGAAAAGCCAGGCGAATGATTCGCCAGGGGGAAAAATATGGTTTGACAGCGGAATTCGGTTCTCACCTTCTTCACGAACATTACCAACTTATGGCTGAAAGCTACCATCATTTGGGAACCCCCATTTTCTCCAAAAAATTGTTTGAACATTTTGTAAGCCTATTTGACGACAAGGTGGAAATCCTTGTGATTCGCGATAAGGACAAGATCCCAATCGCCGCCGTCATGTCCTTCTTTTATAAAGATCAAGTCGTGCCGTATTGGGCGGGATCCAAGCCCGAATACCGTAAATTCGCACCCAACGATTTCATGTATTGGCAACTCATGAAATACGGCTGCGAGAACGGCTACAAAGTATTCGATTACGGGCGCAGCAAGATGGGAACCGGTTCCTTCAATTTTAAACGCCACTGGGGTTTCGAGCCAACGCAACTTGCCTATCAGTATCACCTGGTCAACGCCACGGAAATGCCGAACCTCAGCCCCGCCAACCCGAAATACAAGCGAAAAATTGAAATGTGGCGGAAATTGCCGCTTGGGGCTACGAAAATCATTGGGCCCCGGCTTGCGAAGTATTTGGCGTAA
- a CDS encoding outer membrane beta-barrel protein, with amino-acid sequence MKLRVCLCVFAVFFCCIGSVAIGSVLEITPRVTISESYTDNASLTENNAESDFVTTISPSVNMAYSEKHASVRVFYDYEYEIFESETENNSETHNAGLTGWADISKNTRLQIAQTFSRIEDPLRERDQILFPEENIIITPDTILRRSREPYYTYNSSIDLQHQFGERDYINFSYIFGLREDKSEDGNNYKRHTPGVSVSYWLTPQYGMDASVEYTRAMYDENNTSVNTDDFNNSDDFDDVSSNVSFYRKLTRHLDAYLSYGHTVRMYKGDSVETESDYQIYSPSVGVSYQPDKNTSVRLGVGYFYQDLETEEDEEGPFCDANITRNWQFPRGTFSLTGSSGIDRNEFGSENRGFERYYDLIGALSYGLTKHLSSTLSASIRRNEYINDDEDLVDNRLITSAGLIYTPSRRLTTSANYTYSMLLSESDDANDKSGPEDDQSSFNWDLTYTARPWLFLGLGYSYRDLNSNDSGRSAYTLNDENHTENRIFISVTVTPERPYRKIF; translated from the coding sequence ATGAAATTAAGAGTCTGTTTATGTGTTTTTGCTGTTTTTTTCTGTTGTATCGGTTCTGTGGCAATCGGCTCGGTTCTGGAAATTACCCCGAGAGTGACCATCAGTGAATCTTATACCGACAATGCGTCCTTAACGGAAAACAATGCGGAATCGGACTTTGTCACGACCATTTCCCCTTCAGTTAACATGGCGTATTCGGAAAAGCATGCCAGCGTGAGGGTTTTCTACGATTATGAGTACGAAATTTTCGAAAGTGAAACGGAAAATAATTCAGAGACTCATAATGCCGGGTTAACGGGATGGGCGGATATTTCAAAAAACACCCGGCTCCAAATTGCCCAGACATTTTCACGGATTGAAGACCCGTTGAGAGAAAGAGATCAAATTCTATTTCCGGAAGAGAATATCATCATAACGCCCGATACCATTCTCAGGCGATCCCGCGAGCCTTATTACACCTATAACAGCAGTATTGATTTACAACACCAATTTGGTGAAAGAGATTATATTAATTTTAGTTATATTTTTGGCTTGAGGGAAGATAAATCCGAGGACGGAAATAATTACAAAAGACACACCCCCGGCGTTAGCGTGAGTTACTGGCTGACGCCGCAATATGGGATGGATGCCAGTGTCGAGTATACCCGGGCAATGTATGATGAAAACAATACCTCTGTGAATACCGATGATTTTAATAATTCCGACGATTTTGATGATGTGTCGAGTAACGTCAGCTTCTACCGGAAACTTACCAGGCACCTCGATGCTTATTTGTCATACGGCCACACAGTTAGAATGTATAAAGGGGATAGCGTAGAAACTGAATCGGATTATCAAATTTATTCACCCTCCGTGGGTGTATCCTATCAACCGGATAAAAACACATCCGTCAGGCTTGGGGTCGGCTATTTTTATCAGGATTTAGAAACGGAGGAGGATGAAGAGGGGCCTTTTTGTGACGCCAATATCACCAGAAATTGGCAGTTTCCAAGAGGCACGTTTAGCTTGACGGGATCAAGCGGCATCGACCGGAACGAATTCGGATCGGAGAATCGGGGCTTTGAAAGGTACTACGATTTAATCGGTGCCTTGTCCTATGGCCTGACAAAGCATTTAAGCAGCACGCTGAGCGCTTCGATCCGAAGAAACGAATACATTAATGATGATGAGGATCTCGTTGATAACCGCCTGATTACCAGTGCCGGGCTGATCTATACTCCAAGCCGGCGGTTAACGACTTCGGCGAATTATACCTACAGCATGCTGCTTTCGGAAAGCGATGATGCCAATGATAAAAGCGGACCTGAAGATGATCAGAGTTCTTTTAACTGGGACCTGACCTATACGGCAAGGCCTTGGCTGTTTCTAGGCCTTGGCTATTCTTACAGGGATTTGAACTCAAATGATTCCGGAAGAAGCGCCTATACGCTTAATGATGAAAACCATACAGAAAATCGTATATTTATCAGTGTGACTGTAACGCCGGAGCGCCCGTATCGGAAGATTTTTTAA
- a CDS encoding EpsI family protein, which translates to MKQPDGLSFTRCVLISVLMLLTIGFLSFLSRTEAVPPKKPLTDFPKQIDAWKGQEGFFDEQVYDVLGVDDSTLISYQDAEGKFVQLYIGYYQSQREGDLIHSPKNCMPGSGWEIDRTSIEELALAGKRPQTIKVIKLTLKKGPSTQVVLYWFQSRGRFIASEYWQKIYLVWDAIFENRTDGSFIRLIAPVGPKGMDYTTDYLKTFAEKIIPILQEYLPGEKAEMLGSGKAGRRKSWEAEKLGSWEAGKLGGCEAGRL; encoded by the coding sequence ATGAAACAACCTGACGGATTATCCTTTACCCGCTGCGTGCTGATTTCAGTGCTGATGCTTTTGACCATCGGGTTTTTATCTTTTCTCAGCCGAACCGAAGCGGTTCCGCCCAAAAAACCCTTAACCGATTTCCCCAAACAAATTGATGCGTGGAAAGGTCAGGAGGGTTTCTTTGACGAACAAGTTTACGATGTCCTCGGCGTGGATGATTCGACACTGATTTCCTACCAGGACGCGGAAGGCAAGTTCGTTCAATTATATATCGGGTATTACCAAAGCCAACGAGAAGGGGATCTGATTCATTCACCCAAAAACTGTATGCCGGGTTCAGGCTGGGAAATCGACAGAACCTCCATAGAAGAATTGGCATTGGCGGGCAAGCGTCCCCAAACCATAAAGGTGATCAAACTAACCTTGAAAAAAGGACCGTCCACACAGGTCGTGCTGTATTGGTTTCAGTCACGGGGGCGATTCATTGCATCGGAATACTGGCAAAAAATATATCTGGTTTGGGATGCCATCTTTGAAAACAGAACAGACGGCTCTTTTATTCGCTTAATTGCACCTGTCGGACCCAAAGGCATGGACTACACAACCGATTATCTGAAAACTTTTGCGGAGAAAATCATTCCGATTTTACAGGAATATTTGCCTGGAGAAAAAGCAGAAATGCTGGGAAGCGGAAAAGCTGGGAGGCGGAAAAGCTGGGAGGCGGAAAAGCTGGGAAGCTGGGAGGCTGGGAAGCTGGGAGGCTGTGAAGCTGGAAGGCTATAA
- a CDS encoding exosortase/archaeosortase family protein: MNSKTATDYKQYLFVGLVCISFLALYHHVIYKMVIDWTIDDNYSHGFLIPVISGYLIWQDRKRLAEIPISPANSGLIFLILSLLFFVATYLGAELFTMRLSMLFVIWSAIIFLAGWSLAKAVFFPIGYLLFMIPLPAIIWNKVAFPLKLFATKMAVSVIQAVNIPVYAEGNIIHLANTTLEVVDACSGLRSLTSLLALSAAFALISEHSRLKKIVLFLSAIPIAILVNIIRLSCTAVLARYYGAQVAEGFLHEMSGIVIFFLALILTYLVHLLLQKAGRATA; this comes from the coding sequence ATGAACTCAAAAACCGCCACAGACTACAAGCAATATCTATTCGTTGGTTTGGTGTGTATCAGCTTCCTTGCCCTTTACCATCATGTGATTTACAAAATGGTGATAGATTGGACGATTGATGATAACTATTCGCATGGCTTTTTAATCCCGGTCATATCCGGATACCTTATCTGGCAGGACCGAAAGCGATTGGCCGAGATACCTATCTCCCCCGCCAATTCGGGATTAATTTTCCTGATTCTCAGCCTTTTGTTTTTTGTGGCGACATATCTCGGGGCCGAGCTTTTTACCATGCGCCTTTCCATGCTCTTTGTGATATGGAGTGCGATTATCTTCCTGGCAGGATGGTCCCTTGCCAAGGCGGTTTTTTTTCCGATAGGATATTTGTTGTTCATGATTCCCTTGCCCGCTATCATTTGGAATAAAGTTGCCTTTCCCTTAAAACTCTTTGCGACGAAAATGGCGGTTTCAGTGATTCAAGCCGTTAATATTCCCGTATACGCCGAAGGAAACATCATTCATCTGGCCAACACAACCCTTGAAGTGGTGGACGCCTGCTCAGGGCTAAGGTCCCTTACATCCCTGTTGGCGCTCAGTGCGGCCTTTGCGCTTATTTCCGAGCACTCAAGGTTAAAAAAAATCGTTTTATTCCTTTCGGCGATTCCCATTGCCATTCTGGTTAATATTATTCGTCTTTCTTGTACCGCTGTCCTTGCCAGATACTACGGGGCGCAAGTCGCGGAAGGGTTTCTTCATGAAATGTCAGGCATAGTGATCTTTTTCCTGGCGTTGATATTGACGTACTTGGTGCATTTGTTACTGCAAAAAGCTGGAAGGGCAACCGCTTAA